A window of the Gemmatirosa kalamazoonensis genome harbors these coding sequences:
- a CDS encoding PadR family transcriptional regulator produces the protein MPPKNQALLQGTLDLLILKALALEDLHGLGVARRVEQLTGGTFQVKPGSLFPALHRMEEAGWLASVWGESENNRRAKFYRLTPAGRKQLARETAQWNAIAVAIASALEAT, from the coding sequence GTGCCGCCGAAGAACCAGGCCCTCCTCCAGGGCACCCTCGACCTCCTGATCCTCAAGGCCCTCGCGCTCGAGGATCTCCACGGCCTCGGCGTCGCGCGCCGCGTCGAGCAGCTCACCGGCGGCACGTTCCAGGTCAAGCCGGGATCGCTCTTCCCCGCCCTCCACCGCATGGAGGAAGCCGGCTGGCTCGCGTCCGTGTGGGGCGAGTCCGAGAACAACCGCCGCGCGAAGTTCTATCGCCTGACGCCGGCCGGACGGAAGCAGCTCGCGCGCGAGACCGCGCAGTGGAACGCCATCGCCGTCGCCATCGCGTCGGCCCTCGAGGCCACCTGA
- a CDS encoding GGDEF domain-containing protein — translation MTDPRFAREKRLTVLARHRQSVHRRWAFGLLGLALGLCDAALDFFPAPWWAVALPSAVLLLGNAWCAWRIRADHIRVRHFWAMLCADAVATAATCAMTGDHGELAVAFYVVVAAAYGLGLPRAARVHVAVTAVVYPIARLVSGTPRTTVALETAVLVALSWLAIASPMRFTYRLRRARRALDSLERGDFSVRLPTRALDDLGFLAVSFNSTAEALGTAVEELRRSREALAHQAYHDPLTGLANRARFQERLVRALAGEHAPQVAVLMVDLDDFKCVNDRLGHAAGDRLLVMVGERLLNATRGGDTVARLGGDEFAVLVEKVAQSSDVEIIARRILHALAAPFVIDGVDLHVGASIGVARHGGPPGDAEAGDALLHRADIAMYDVKTRGKNAFAVDGVQAPPVRRRALALVQ, via the coding sequence TCGACTTCTTCCCCGCCCCGTGGTGGGCGGTCGCGCTGCCGTCGGCCGTGCTGCTGCTCGGCAACGCATGGTGCGCGTGGCGCATCCGCGCGGACCACATCCGCGTTAGGCACTTCTGGGCGATGCTGTGCGCCGACGCCGTCGCCACGGCGGCGACGTGCGCGATGACCGGCGACCACGGCGAGCTCGCGGTCGCGTTCTACGTCGTCGTCGCCGCGGCGTACGGGCTGGGGCTCCCCCGCGCCGCGCGCGTGCACGTCGCCGTCACGGCGGTCGTGTACCCCATCGCGCGCCTCGTGAGCGGTACGCCGCGGACCACCGTCGCGCTCGAGACCGCGGTGCTCGTCGCGCTGAGCTGGCTCGCGATCGCGTCGCCGATGCGCTTCACGTATCGCCTGCGCCGCGCCCGCCGCGCGCTCGACTCGCTCGAGCGCGGCGACTTCTCCGTACGCCTTCCCACGCGCGCGCTCGACGACCTCGGCTTCCTCGCCGTCAGCTTCAACTCCACCGCGGAGGCGCTCGGCACCGCGGTCGAGGAGCTGCGCCGCTCGCGCGAGGCGCTCGCCCACCAGGCCTACCACGACCCGCTCACCGGCCTCGCGAACCGCGCGCGCTTCCAGGAGCGGCTCGTGCGCGCGCTCGCCGGCGAGCACGCGCCGCAGGTCGCGGTGCTCATGGTGGACCTCGACGACTTCAAGTGCGTGAACGACCGGCTCGGCCACGCCGCCGGCGACCGGCTGCTCGTCATGGTCGGCGAGCGGCTGCTGAACGCGACGCGCGGCGGCGACACCGTGGCGCGCCTCGGCGGCGACGAGTTCGCGGTGCTCGTCGAGAAGGTCGCGCAGTCGTCGGACGTCGAGATCATCGCGCGGCGCATCCTGCACGCGCTCGCCGCGCCGTTCGTCATCGACGGCGTCGATCTGCACGTCGGCGCGAGCATCGGCGTCGCGCGCCACGGCGGCCCGCCGGGCGACGCGGAGGCCGGCGACGCGCTGCTGCACCGCGCGGACATCGCGATGTACGACGTGAAGACCCGCGGCAAGAACGCGTTCGCGGTCGACGGCGTGCAGGCGCCGCCGGTGCGCCGACGCGCGCTCGCGCTGGTCCAGTAG
- a CDS encoding flagellar motor protein MotB, which yields MSKDAKKIVIVRKKKVAGGAHHGGSWKVAYADFVTAMMAFFMVMWILGMDDKLKQAIEGYFSNPIGYKKGYSAGASPISSGASPSKVQTSQLRMIVRNQESQKFNVLAQQLREMLAKNGELQRLGAKVEVGVTKEGLRIELIETGRGDVFFALGSAQMKPAAVIVLHAIAPELEPLPNPIVLEGHTDAASFGSNAGFTNWELSAERANAARRVLTASGLSPERVAEVRGLADRHLRVPENPLDPSNRRISVLLRYRDLGADEAAIGDSVPGVVAMPHAASVDGAPRVAPPRRAPAAASPAASAVPGQS from the coding sequence ATGTCCAAGGACGCGAAGAAGATCGTCATCGTCCGGAAGAAGAAGGTCGCGGGCGGCGCCCACCACGGAGGCTCGTGGAAGGTCGCCTACGCGGACTTCGTCACGGCCATGATGGCGTTCTTCATGGTGATGTGGATCCTCGGCATGGACGACAAGCTGAAGCAGGCCATCGAGGGCTACTTCTCGAACCCGATCGGCTACAAGAAGGGCTACTCCGCCGGCGCCAGCCCCATCTCCTCCGGCGCGTCGCCGAGCAAGGTGCAGACGAGCCAGCTGCGCATGATCGTGCGCAACCAGGAGTCGCAGAAGTTCAACGTGCTCGCGCAGCAGCTCCGCGAGATGCTCGCGAAGAACGGCGAGCTGCAGCGACTCGGCGCGAAGGTCGAGGTCGGGGTGACGAAGGAAGGGCTGCGCATCGAGCTGATCGAGACGGGACGCGGCGACGTGTTCTTCGCGCTCGGCAGCGCGCAGATGAAGCCCGCCGCGGTCATCGTGCTGCACGCGATCGCGCCCGAGCTGGAGCCGCTGCCGAACCCGATCGTGCTCGAGGGCCACACCGACGCCGCGAGCTTCGGCAGCAACGCGGGGTTCACGAACTGGGAGCTGTCCGCCGAGCGCGCGAACGCCGCGCGACGCGTGCTCACCGCGTCGGGACTCTCCCCCGAGCGCGTGGCGGAGGTGCGTGGCCTCGCCGACCGGCACCTGCGCGTGCCCGAGAACCCGCTCGATCCGTCGAACCGCCGCATCTCGGTGCTGCTGCGCTACCGCGACCTCGGCGCCGACGAGGCCGCGATCGGCGACTCGGTGCCCGGCGTGGTCGCCATGCCGCACGCCGCATCGGTCGACGGCGCCCCGCGCGTCGCGCCGCCGCGCCGCGCGCCGGCCGCCGCGTCTCCGGCGGCGAGCGCCGTTCCCGGCCAGAGCTGA
- a CDS encoding ABC transporter permease — MRPLARLRSLWRDLADRDLVEHELDAELEAYVELLAAEKARAGLAPDAARRAAREELGGAERVKERVRAARVDRWIYTALPDARWALRTMRRAPLFTAVAVVTLAIGIGGTAGVFAVADAALLRPPAGVRDPARLVTLERVQFGDTYLSLAYPDFADVRDAARAIDGLAAHTYAPLAFRGPDARRAAERIAGDVVTADYFRVLGARAALGRLLGPADDAPDAAPAVVLAHGFWRRTLGADPRVVGAAVTVNGRPFTVVGVAAPGFVGVAPDTPLDAWLPMSALRIAAPRFSSDILQDRSAGWLGVFGRLRDGAAPARVDAELGAIAARVAAEHPTTNAGRTLRALRGVGLSPDDRAEVASVLALLGGAVGLLLLATCVNVAGLVLARSAARRREVAMRLALGATRVRLLRQILTEGVMLALLAAGPAVLVAWLVARVATRLQPEVSTLRALDVAPDWRVLLFALGTAALSGLLLALVPALRVSRTAPAGVLADASPRAGGRRTQLQRGLVAAQVAVSVVLLVATGVTLGAVRDTLAAGPGFDPDALAVASVDLGMRGYDRARGEQVYRALLDRLAALPGARGATLAKTMPPRDWSDGVSLFLPGQEPPRDVLRARASASSGSACA, encoded by the coding sequence ATGCGCCCCCTCGCTCGCCTCCGCAGCCTCTGGCGCGACCTCGCCGACCGCGACCTCGTCGAGCACGAGCTCGACGCGGAGCTCGAGGCCTACGTCGAGCTGCTCGCCGCGGAGAAGGCGCGCGCCGGGCTCGCCCCGGATGCCGCGCGGCGCGCCGCGCGCGAGGAGCTCGGCGGCGCCGAGCGCGTGAAGGAGCGCGTCCGCGCGGCGCGCGTGGACCGCTGGATATACACCGCGCTCCCCGACGCGCGGTGGGCGCTGCGCACGATGCGGCGCGCGCCGCTGTTCACCGCCGTCGCCGTCGTCACGCTCGCCATCGGCATCGGCGGCACGGCCGGCGTGTTCGCCGTCGCCGATGCGGCGCTGCTGCGCCCGCCGGCCGGCGTGCGCGACCCGGCGCGACTCGTCACGCTGGAGCGCGTGCAGTTCGGCGACACGTACCTCAGCCTCGCCTATCCCGACTTCGCCGACGTGCGCGACGCCGCGCGCGCGATCGACGGCCTCGCCGCGCACACGTACGCGCCGCTCGCGTTCCGCGGCCCGGATGCGCGCCGCGCCGCCGAGCGCATCGCAGGCGACGTCGTCACCGCCGACTACTTCCGCGTGCTCGGCGCACGCGCCGCGTTAGGCCGTCTGCTCGGCCCCGCCGACGATGCACCCGACGCGGCGCCGGCCGTGGTGCTCGCGCACGGCTTCTGGCGCCGCACGCTCGGTGCCGACCCGCGCGTCGTCGGCGCCGCGGTCACGGTGAACGGGCGGCCGTTCACCGTCGTCGGCGTCGCGGCGCCGGGATTCGTCGGCGTCGCGCCCGACACGCCGTTGGACGCGTGGCTCCCCATGAGCGCGCTCCGCATCGCCGCGCCGCGCTTCTCGAGCGACATCCTGCAGGACCGTTCGGCGGGGTGGCTCGGCGTGTTCGGCCGGCTGCGCGACGGCGCCGCGCCGGCGCGCGTGGACGCGGAGCTCGGCGCCATCGCCGCGCGCGTCGCGGCCGAGCATCCGACGACGAACGCCGGACGGACGCTGCGCGCGCTGCGCGGCGTGGGACTGTCGCCCGACGATCGGGCCGAGGTCGCGAGCGTGCTCGCGCTGCTCGGCGGTGCGGTCGGGCTGCTGCTGCTCGCCACGTGCGTGAACGTCGCGGGGCTCGTGCTCGCGCGCTCGGCGGCGCGCCGCCGCGAGGTCGCCATGCGGCTCGCGTTAGGCGCCACGCGCGTGCGGCTGCTCCGGCAGATCCTCACCGAGGGCGTGATGCTCGCGCTGCTCGCCGCCGGGCCCGCGGTGCTCGTCGCGTGGCTCGTGGCGCGCGTCGCGACTCGGCTGCAGCCCGAGGTCTCCACGCTCCGCGCGCTCGACGTCGCGCCCGACTGGCGCGTGCTGCTGTTCGCGCTCGGCACCGCCGCGCTCTCCGGGCTGCTGCTCGCGCTCGTGCCCGCGCTTCGCGTGTCGCGCACCGCGCCGGCCGGCGTGCTCGCCGACGCGTCGCCGCGCGCCGGCGGACGTCGCACGCAGCTGCAGCGCGGGCTCGTCGCCGCGCAGGTCGCGGTGTCGGTCGTGCTGCTCGTCGCCACCGGTGTGACGTTGGGCGCCGTGCGCGACACGCTCGCCGCGGGCCCGGGGTTCGATCCCGACGCGCTCGCCGTCGCGTCGGTGGACCTCGGCATGCGCGGCTACGACCGCGCGCGCGGCGAGCAGGTGTACCGCGCGCTGCTCGACCGGCTCGCCGCGCTTCCGGGAGCGCGCGGCGCCACGCTGGCGAAGACGATGCCGCCGCGCGACTGGAGCGACGGCGTGTCGCTGTTCCTGCCCGGACAGGAGCCGCCGCGCGACGTGCTGCGCGCGCGCGCGAGCGCGAGCTCGGGCTCCGCGTGCGCATGA
- a CDS encoding FtsX-like permease family protein — translation MERRRVAVPARTGAAARRAARARERELGLRVRMNRVGPGFFGTLGIPLLRGRDFTARDDSSGALVAVVSARLARALWPGADPLGRRIVWPDPWGEPRPAMTVVGVAADIRYLSLTDEPPLLLYVPMLQAYDARATVAVRSAGDGRAAVAAVARVVHELDPDLPVVAAHTMREQMAGTLWRQRTAAVWVSAFGVLAVLLAALGLYGVAAQGVEQRRREHSVRLALGASPRRITGNVVAEGLALAGAGLIVGIPAAVTAAAVVRATVAGATGAGAALPLGAALLLLAVTLVACALPARRASRANPADALRAE, via the coding sequence CTGGAGCGACGGCGTGTCGCTGTTCCTGCCCGGACAGGAGCCGCCGCGCGACGTGCTGCGCGCGCGCGCGAGCGCGAGCTCGGGCTCCGCGTGCGCATGAACCGCGTGGGCCCGGGCTTCTTCGGCACGTTAGGCATCCCGCTGCTCCGCGGGCGCGACTTCACCGCGCGCGACGACTCCAGCGGCGCGCTCGTCGCCGTCGTGAGCGCGCGCCTCGCCCGCGCGCTGTGGCCCGGCGCCGATCCGCTCGGGCGCCGCATCGTGTGGCCCGACCCATGGGGCGAGCCGCGCCCCGCGATGACGGTCGTCGGCGTCGCGGCCGACATCCGCTATCTCTCGCTCACCGACGAGCCGCCGCTGCTGCTCTACGTGCCGATGCTGCAGGCGTACGATGCCCGCGCCACGGTCGCCGTGCGCAGCGCCGGCGACGGCCGGGCCGCGGTGGCCGCCGTCGCGCGCGTCGTGCACGAGCTGGATCCCGATCTGCCGGTCGTCGCCGCGCACACCATGCGCGAGCAGATGGCCGGTACGCTCTGGCGGCAGCGCACCGCCGCCGTGTGGGTGAGCGCGTTCGGCGTGCTCGCCGTGCTGCTTGCCGCGCTCGGTCTGTACGGCGTCGCGGCGCAAGGCGTGGAGCAGCGGCGCCGCGAGCACAGCGTGCGCCTCGCGCTCGGCGCGTCCCCGCGGCGCATCACCGGCAACGTCGTCGCCGAAGGGCTCGCGCTCGCCGGGGCGGGACTCATCGTCGGCATTCCGGCCGCGGTCACCGCGGCGGCGGTCGTGCGCGCCACCGTCGCCGGCGCGACGGGCGCCGGCGCCGCGCTGCCGTTAGGCGCCGCGCTGCTGCTGCTCGCCGTCACGCTCGTCGCGTGCGCGCTCCCGGCGCGCCGCGCCTCGCGCGCGAATCCCGCGGACGCTCTGCGCGCGGAGTGA
- a CDS encoding serine/threonine-protein kinase yields MTVPPRIDTPPAPTLIGRRYAVERELGRGASAFVYLARDAAQDRRVAVKVLRPELAQSLDAARFLREIRTTAKLQHPRIVSVLDQGAEGDQFYWVAPYLDGGSLRDRLTRERQLPIRTAVAIAHAIAVALDFAHTHGVIHRDVKPENILFVGDEACLGDFGIARARWTTRRGGRRRRDWCAARRRT; encoded by the coding sequence GTGACTGTCCCGCCCCGCATCGACACGCCTCCCGCCCCTACCCTGATCGGCCGACGCTACGCCGTCGAGCGCGAGCTCGGACGCGGCGCGAGCGCGTTCGTCTACCTCGCGCGTGACGCGGCGCAGGACCGGCGGGTCGCGGTGAAGGTGCTGCGGCCGGAGCTGGCGCAGTCGCTCGACGCCGCGCGCTTCCTGCGCGAGATCCGCACGACGGCGAAGCTGCAGCACCCGCGCATCGTGAGCGTGCTGGATCAGGGCGCGGAAGGCGATCAGTTCTACTGGGTCGCGCCGTACCTCGACGGCGGCAGCCTGCGCGACCGGCTGACGCGCGAGCGGCAGCTTCCGATCCGGACGGCGGTCGCGATCGCGCACGCCATCGCGGTCGCACTGGACTTCGCGCACACGCACGGGGTCATCCACCGCGACGTGAAGCCGGAGAACATCCTGTTCGTCGGCGACGAGGCGTGCCTCGGCGACTTCGGCATCGCGCGCGCGCGCTGGACGACGCGCCGGGGTGGACGACGACGACGGGACTGGTGCGCGGCACGCCGGCGTACATGA
- a CDS encoding protein kinase domain-containing protein — translation MPRRLRHRARALDDAPGWTTTTGLVRGTPAYMSPEQASGERELDGRSDVYALGCVLYEMLAGVPPFSAATAQATIAQRFTHPPESLTRHRATVSPELEEIVRLALATAPADRFGTARAFAEALAGTGLLHATGTGEVPPSPRRPRPDRRERARRVALGVAGVAGVAAAAAVAALGWWALGARDDAAPPGTLLVRVASATDGPRDAALTERVARALRAELEGWSEVRVSDRARRPALVLTASAVRLGDSARVIVDAVDGSAGTSRRLVEIASATAVDAAPTVTRLVRRALAGPDVVDAPDAETMPGRSLGALRSYVRGWEQLRSGQLDSAAESFMASARANPRFALASLWAAQAGAWRDPRDPRPWLPFTATARAGSLTGRDSTLAVALGAMAAKDYPSACAAFRATTVRDPSSFAGWFGLGECARLDTTVLRTPEGARFRSSTWASLAAFREAVERAPSSALLGALFERILRSTSAAGNVPRRGWLAGDGGGPYVALPSLDADTLAFFPVSLDESLRAGARAVPRTYTAATRRGREVLLDLTERWTQRAPESSQAWFRRALALELAGQIGDGAAEQSAPAALEKAAAGARSEEERARIAVARTRLALRRGDFAGAARIARTALADGPSQPGEARDTLLPLAALVGDVARAERWSVPAAPDPALPQPVADSLQLFQVRAVLGACDGMDESRRRLERAVSISFAPAEVARQRARVLQPAYRDAVPCLGPGILTEFTPTAPVDAAYLALARHDPSAARHVLAAARERRAGADITSITWDFLFAESWALVQAGDTTDARQQLLDAMNSLASMNAYTLSRLSQAAGLRRSLDLLQSITARDAAGRLWQERRRALSTTQSPSR, via the coding sequence GTGCCTCGGCGACTTCGGCATCGCGCGCGCGCGCTGGACGACGCGCCGGGGTGGACGACGACGACGGGACTGGTGCGCGGCACGCCGGCGTACATGAGCCCCGAGCAGGCGTCGGGCGAGCGGGAGCTCGACGGGCGCAGCGACGTGTACGCGTTAGGCTGCGTGCTGTACGAGATGCTGGCCGGCGTGCCGCCGTTCAGCGCCGCGACCGCGCAGGCGACGATCGCGCAGCGGTTCACGCACCCACCGGAGTCGCTCACGCGCCACCGCGCGACGGTGAGCCCGGAGCTGGAGGAGATCGTGCGGCTGGCGCTCGCGACGGCGCCGGCCGACCGGTTCGGGACGGCACGGGCGTTCGCGGAGGCGCTGGCGGGTACGGGGCTGCTGCACGCGACGGGGACCGGCGAGGTGCCGCCATCGCCGCGGCGCCCGCGGCCGGATCGCCGCGAGCGCGCGCGGCGCGTCGCGTTGGGCGTCGCGGGCGTCGCGGGCGTCGCGGCGGCCGCGGCGGTCGCCGCGCTCGGCTGGTGGGCGTTAGGCGCGCGCGACGACGCGGCACCGCCAGGGACGCTGCTCGTGCGCGTGGCGTCGGCGACGGACGGGCCGCGCGACGCGGCGCTGACCGAGCGCGTGGCGCGGGCGCTGCGCGCGGAGCTCGAGGGGTGGTCGGAGGTGCGCGTGAGCGATCGGGCGCGACGACCGGCGCTGGTGCTCACGGCGTCGGCGGTGCGGCTGGGGGACTCGGCGCGGGTGATCGTCGATGCGGTGGACGGGAGTGCGGGCACGTCGCGACGGCTCGTCGAGATCGCATCAGCGACGGCGGTGGACGCCGCACCGACGGTGACGCGACTCGTCCGACGGGCCCTCGCTGGACCCGACGTGGTGGACGCGCCAGATGCCGAGACCATGCCGGGTCGATCGTTAGGCGCCCTGCGGTCGTACGTTCGAGGCTGGGAGCAATTGCGTTCCGGCCAGCTCGACTCGGCGGCCGAGTCGTTCATGGCGAGCGCACGCGCGAATCCGCGCTTCGCCCTCGCGTCGCTGTGGGCGGCGCAGGCCGGCGCGTGGCGCGACCCGCGAGATCCACGCCCCTGGCTGCCGTTCACGGCGACGGCGCGCGCTGGTTCCCTAACGGGGCGAGATTCCACCCTCGCCGTGGCGTTAGGCGCCATGGCAGCGAAGGACTATCCGAGCGCGTGCGCCGCGTTCCGGGCGACGACGGTGCGAGATCCGTCGTCGTTCGCCGGATGGTTCGGCCTCGGCGAGTGCGCGCGGCTCGACACCACCGTGCTGCGGACACCCGAGGGCGCGCGCTTCCGCTCTAGCACGTGGGCATCGCTCGCGGCCTTCCGGGAAGCGGTCGAGCGCGCGCCGTCGTCCGCGCTGCTTGGCGCGCTGTTCGAGCGCATCCTTCGGAGCACGTCCGCCGCTGGCAACGTTCCGCGACGCGGCTGGCTCGCGGGCGACGGCGGCGGACCGTATGTGGCGCTGCCGTCGCTCGATGCGGACACGCTCGCTTTCTTCCCTGTGTCGCTCGACGAGTCCTTGCGTGCGGGCGCCCGCGCCGTGCCGCGCACCTACACGGCCGCAACGCGGCGCGGCCGCGAGGTGCTGCTCGACCTGACCGAGCGGTGGACGCAGCGCGCACCGGAGTCGAGCCAGGCGTGGTTCCGACGCGCCCTCGCGCTGGAGCTCGCTGGTCAGATCGGCGACGGCGCCGCGGAGCAGTCGGCCCCCGCCGCGCTCGAGAAAGCGGCGGCCGGCGCACGATCCGAGGAGGAGCGCGCGCGCATCGCCGTCGCGCGCACGCGCCTCGCGTTGCGACGCGGCGACTTCGCGGGCGCCGCACGGATCGCCCGCACCGCATTGGCGGACGGCCCATCGCAGCCCGGCGAGGCGCGCGACACGCTGCTGCCGCTCGCCGCCCTCGTCGGCGACGTCGCGCGCGCGGAGCGTTGGTCGGTACCGGCAGCACCCGACCCCGCGCTGCCGCAGCCGGTCGCCGACTCGCTGCAGCTCTTCCAGGTGCGCGCCGTCCTCGGCGCCTGCGATGGGATGGACGAGAGTCGCCGGCGGCTCGAGCGCGCGGTCTCGATCTCGTTCGCGCCGGCGGAGGTGGCGCGACAGCGTGCACGCGTTCTGCAGCCGGCCTACCGCGACGCGGTGCCGTGCCTCGGCCCGGGCATCCTCACCGAGTTCACACCGACCGCTCCGGTCGATGCGGCCTACCTGGCGCTCGCTCGCCACGATCCCTCCGCCGCGCGCCATGTGCTCGCGGCGGCGCGCGAGCGTCGCGCGGGGGCCGACATCACGTCGATCACGTGGGACTTCCTGTTCGCGGAGTCATGGGCACTCGTGCAGGCTGGCGATACCACGGACGCGCGCCAGCAACTGCTCGACGCGATGAACAGCCTCGCGAGCATGAATGCCTACACGCTCAGCAGGCTGTCGCAGGCAGCCGGGCTCCGGCGGTCGTTGGACTTGCTGCAATCGATCACGGCTCGCGACGCGGCGGGTCGCCTCTGGCAGGAACGTCGGAGGGCGCTCTCCACCACACAATCTCCGAGCAGATGA